A stretch of the Modestobacter marinus genome encodes the following:
- a CDS encoding SCO6880 family protein has protein sequence MNTVRYGDYSRDVSGWFLGMTGAQLALVTLTGVPALLALNAQAWGLFAIWLPVWALLAAVLLVPIRGRAAGRWFSDLCLHATGGAMGWTVFGSRAAAGTAENLSEADLPGVLAGIRTHDGPPYGQLFTRPVIVQNSAARTWASVARIDHPGIGLAEPAERDRMGAGLADLCEIAARTELIDVLALQVRTVPDDGAERAAWERTHTRSDAAPLAARVNALLGATLTPAAVRTEAFVTVVVGEGRIGRAAKESGGGVDGRARVLHGVMAEVESALRGPVGCTAVTWLDSPALAAAVRTGFAPGDRGQLIAADLAAANGVQLATGVPMAAAGPTQARAEVRHYVHDAWASVTDTVLLPDSGAVLGALAPVLVPTTAGERRCLTVFLAPLPLDRATRLVGREDMSATTGNEMRARMGFRQRARQRRDTERIGAADEKLAAGRALVRPAVAACVTVPATWPVDEHGRRLSASVRAAGFVPLRLDLAQDSGFAAAAIPLGVGLPDRRGRR, from the coding sequence ATGAACACCGTCCGCTACGGCGACTACTCCCGCGACGTCTCCGGCTGGTTCCTCGGGATGACCGGCGCCCAGCTGGCCCTCGTCACCCTCACGGGCGTACCGGCGCTGTTGGCCCTGAACGCGCAGGCATGGGGGCTGTTCGCCATCTGGCTGCCGGTGTGGGCGCTGCTGGCCGCCGTGCTGCTGGTCCCCATCCGGGGGCGCGCGGCCGGCCGCTGGTTCAGCGATCTCTGTCTGCACGCAACTGGAGGAGCGATGGGCTGGACGGTCTTCGGCTCCCGGGCCGCCGCCGGGACGGCCGAGAACCTGTCCGAGGCCGACCTGCCCGGAGTGCTCGCCGGCATCCGGACCCACGACGGACCGCCCTACGGGCAGCTGTTCACCCGCCCGGTGATCGTGCAGAACTCCGCGGCGCGCACGTGGGCGTCCGTGGCGCGGATCGACCATCCCGGCATCGGCCTCGCTGAGCCGGCCGAGCGGGACAGGATGGGCGCCGGCCTGGCCGACCTGTGCGAGATCGCCGCGCGCACCGAACTGATCGACGTCCTGGCCCTGCAGGTGCGCACCGTGCCCGACGACGGTGCCGAGCGCGCCGCCTGGGAACGAACCCACACCCGTTCCGACGCCGCGCCGCTGGCCGCCCGGGTGAACGCACTGCTGGGCGCCACTCTCACCCCGGCCGCGGTGCGGACCGAGGCCTTCGTGACCGTCGTCGTCGGTGAGGGACGGATCGGCCGCGCCGCGAAGGAGTCCGGCGGCGGGGTGGACGGCCGCGCTCGGGTCCTGCACGGGGTGATGGCCGAGGTCGAGAGTGCTTTGCGTGGCCCGGTCGGCTGCACCGCCGTCACCTGGCTGGACTCGCCGGCACTCGCTGCCGCGGTGCGCACCGGCTTCGCCCCCGGCGACCGTGGCCAACTGATCGCCGCCGACCTGGCCGCCGCTAACGGCGTCCAGCTGGCGACCGGGGTTCCGATGGCCGCCGCCGGACCCACCCAGGCCCGCGCCGAGGTGCGCCACTACGTGCACGACGCGTGGGCGTCGGTCACCGACACCGTCCTGCTGCCCGACTCCGGTGCGGTGCTCGGCGCACTGGCCCCGGTGCTGGTCCCGACGACGGCGGGGGAGCGTCGCTGTCTGACGGTGTTCCTCGCCCCGTTGCCGCTCGACCGGGCCACCCGGCTGGTCGGTCGGGAGGACATGAGCGCCACCACCGGTAACGAGATGCGCGCCCGGATGGGTTTCCGGCAGCGGGCCCGGCAGCGGCGCGACACCGAGCGGATCGGTGCCGCAGACGAGAAGTTGGCCGCCGGGCGGGCGCTGGTCCGTCCGGCGGTCGCGGCCTGTGTCACCGTCCCGGCCACGTGGCCGGTGGACGAGCATGGCCGCCGGCTCTCGGCGTCGGTCCGCGCTGCCGGCTTCGTGCCGTTGCGGCTGGACCTGGCGCAGGACTCCGGCTTCGCCGCCGCCGCCATACCCCTCGGTGTGGGGCTGCCCGACCGCAGGGGACGGCGATGA
- a CDS encoding ATP-binding protein produces MNRRGFRRGRDVAVLLDDFGHRLPAQPTVDRAPRERGPFTQLVSRRGPRGRGRGRAAATAPLSVWRMTSEQTPVVWPLIATSGLPPTGAQMGIDLLSGGAFYCDPVGWVTDDDIPVTNPNVVVFGKPGRGKSATVKAFALRMLAYGYRTLVLGDTKDEYEPLCRALGVEPFVIGHGLSARVNPLAFGPLGHGWEQLDAAEARRREAIMFARWLVLIRGLVGSQNVPFGPVEETAVGEALRLLTGYRSGATRLTEPTIPQLWRALDEPTDELVACCRYADRRHFLDATRTLRDALGSLVKGSLAGLFDDHTSIEVDWRAPIQSLSLSRLEPLGDQAVGIALTCLNSWGQAMREIADPGDLRIVIRDETWRQMRLGAEAMKSLDANLRLSRRDADVQILLAHKPSDMLTAGDASSQAVAIARDLLHLCDVKVLHGQDQAVGDELATMLGLAPIAQRVVTGWAIAGQGRALWLVGDRAFKVQTVLTAPELALTDTNEALTGRPA; encoded by the coding sequence ATGAACCGCCGCGGCTTCCGCCGGGGCCGGGACGTCGCCGTCCTCCTCGACGACTTCGGCCACCGACTGCCAGCGCAACCCACCGTGGACAGAGCGCCACGCGAGCGGGGCCCTTTCACCCAGCTGGTGTCTCGCCGCGGGCCGCGCGGACGTGGACGGGGACGGGCGGCGGCGACCGCGCCGCTGTCGGTGTGGCGAATGACGTCGGAGCAGACGCCGGTGGTGTGGCCGCTGATCGCCACCAGCGGGCTGCCGCCCACCGGTGCGCAGATGGGCATCGACCTACTGTCGGGCGGGGCGTTCTACTGCGATCCGGTCGGCTGGGTCACCGACGACGACATCCCGGTCACCAACCCGAACGTCGTGGTCTTTGGTAAGCCCGGCCGCGGCAAGTCCGCCACCGTCAAGGCCTTCGCGTTGCGCATGCTGGCCTACGGCTACCGAACCCTCGTCCTCGGCGACACCAAGGACGAGTACGAGCCGCTGTGCCGCGCGCTGGGCGTGGAGCCGTTCGTCATCGGCCACGGACTCTCCGCCCGGGTCAACCCGCTGGCCTTCGGCCCGCTCGGCCACGGCTGGGAGCAGCTCGACGCCGCCGAGGCCCGCCGCCGCGAGGCCATCATGTTCGCCCGCTGGCTGGTGCTGATCCGTGGCCTGGTCGGCTCGCAGAACGTGCCCTTCGGCCCCGTGGAGGAGACCGCCGTCGGCGAGGCGCTGCGCCTGCTCACCGGCTACCGCAGCGGCGCCACCCGGCTGACCGAGCCCACCATCCCGCAGCTGTGGCGAGCCCTGGACGAGCCCACCGACGAGCTCGTCGCCTGCTGCCGGTACGCCGACCGGCGGCACTTCCTCGACGCCACCCGCACCCTGCGTGATGCCCTCGGCTCCCTCGTCAAGGGCTCGTTGGCCGGGCTGTTCGACGACCACACGTCGATCGAGGTCGACTGGCGGGCGCCGATCCAGTCGCTGTCGCTGTCCCGTCTCGAGCCGCTCGGTGACCAGGCCGTCGGCATCGCACTGACCTGCCTGAACTCCTGGGGGCAGGCGATGCGCGAGATCGCCGACCCGGGTGACCTGCGCATCGTCATCCGCGACGAGACCTGGCGGCAGATGCGCCTCGGTGCCGAGGCGATGAAGAGCCTGGACGCCAACCTGCGGCTGTCCCGCCGCGACGCCGACGTGCAGATCCTGCTCGCGCACAAGCCCTCGGACATGCTCACCGCCGGCGACGCCTCCTCCCAGGCGGTGGCCATCGCCCGGGACCTGCTGCACCTGTGCGACGTCAAGGTGCTGCACGGCCAGGACCAAGCCGTCGGCGACGAGCTCGCCACCATGTTGGGGTTGGCCCCCATCGCCCAACGAGTGGTCACCGGCTGGGCGATCGCCGGCCAGGGCCGCGCCCTGTGGCTGGTCGGCGACCGGGCGTTCAAGGTGCAGACCGTCCTCACCGCGCCCGAGCTGGCCCTGACCGACACCAACGAGGCCCTCACAGGACGTCCGGCATGA
- a CDS encoding M23 family metallopeptidase: MIGTAEGLARAYAKRWLWKAAAPVAVPVFGVLTLLLIPLAVLAAPDASTSVASSACSIGGTGASVAGTELDSVQMGHAQTIVTVAAAQGLDPYAATVALATAYQESRIRMLANDGSSPELTAEQAAVTATSLTYPHDGLGSDHDSVNTFQQRWIAGWGSVAQLMDPVYAAEAFYRRLVEVPNWQVIPLTQAAQAVQVSAYGSAYARWEPLASELTTMLWPAAQATAADASGAVAGVCPDLPVPAGSWIRSTAGTVTSGYGPRGGTWHAGTDIAGPRDGPVYAAADGTAVRAECTSAYCDRDGSLSLAGYGNLVELDHGGGVTTRYAHLSAYTVTAGQRVSAGTLIGFQGSTGNSTGVHLHFEVRLDGASVDPVPWLTSRGVDLHAASAG; this comes from the coding sequence ATGATCGGGACGGCCGAGGGATTGGCCCGGGCGTATGCGAAGCGATGGCTGTGGAAGGCCGCCGCTCCCGTCGCCGTCCCAGTGTTCGGCGTACTCACCCTTCTGTTGATCCCGCTCGCGGTTCTCGCCGCTCCGGATGCATCGACGTCGGTGGCGTCGTCGGCCTGCTCGATCGGCGGCACCGGCGCCTCCGTCGCCGGCACCGAACTGGACAGCGTCCAGATGGGCCACGCGCAGACCATCGTCACCGTCGCCGCAGCACAAGGGCTCGACCCGTACGCGGCCACAGTGGCGCTGGCCACCGCCTACCAGGAGTCCCGCATCCGAATGCTCGCCAACGACGGCAGCAGCCCCGAACTCACCGCCGAACAGGCCGCGGTGACCGCCACCAGCCTGACCTATCCGCATGACGGGCTCGGCTCCGATCACGACAGCGTGAACACCTTCCAACAGCGCTGGATCGCCGGCTGGGGCAGCGTCGCCCAGCTGATGGACCCCGTCTACGCCGCCGAGGCTTTCTACCGACGGCTCGTCGAAGTGCCGAACTGGCAAGTCATCCCGCTGACCCAGGCGGCTCAGGCAGTCCAGGTGTCGGCGTACGGGTCGGCGTACGCCCGCTGGGAGCCGCTCGCCAGCGAGCTGACCACCATGCTCTGGCCGGCCGCCCAAGCCACCGCGGCCGACGCGAGCGGTGCAGTGGCCGGCGTCTGCCCGGACCTGCCGGTGCCGGCCGGCTCGTGGATCCGCTCCACCGCCGGCACCGTCACCTCCGGCTACGGACCCCGTGGGGGCACCTGGCACGCGGGGACCGACATCGCCGGCCCGCGCGACGGCCCCGTCTACGCCGCCGCCGACGGCACCGCAGTTCGTGCCGAGTGCACCAGCGCCTACTGCGACCGCGACGGAAGCCTGAGTCTGGCCGGCTACGGCAACCTCGTCGAACTCGACCACGGCGGCGGGGTGACCACCCGCTACGCGCACCTGTCGGCCTACACCGTCACGGCCGGCCAGCGCGTCAGCGCCGGGACGCTGATCGGCTTCCAGGGGTCCACCGGCAACAGCACCGGCGTCCACCTGCACTTCGAGGTCCGCCTCGACGGCGCGTCCGTCGATCCCGTGCCGTGGCTGACCAGCCGCGGCGTCGACCTGCATGCAGCCAGCGCCGGCTGA
- a CDS encoding conjugal transfer protein: MTTPFRRRDPQPIARGWELAVAAAGGALIAVALAALVGLGIASALWGGGWVWPHGTETITHVLGGLLDGNPGRGLSPDQLRRVAGPTPVYACVAVAELVLLTAAVITAVLVARHRRPGDARGGMATRREAEQALGLRQLRAGRAVIRPDRYPSRGGRGRVHRLLSTRGDAIRGRIHRSGLSTTSRSTSPAPSIQAPPVRTVKETPR; this comes from the coding sequence GTGACGACGCCCTTCCGGCGTCGCGACCCGCAGCCAATCGCCCGGGGATGGGAATTGGCCGTCGCCGCGGCCGGTGGCGCCCTGATCGCTGTCGCGTTGGCGGCCCTGGTCGGTCTCGGGATCGCCTCGGCGTTGTGGGGCGGTGGCTGGGTGTGGCCGCATGGCACCGAGACGATCACCCACGTTCTCGGCGGGCTGCTGGACGGCAACCCCGGCCGCGGCCTGTCGCCCGACCAACTGCGTCGGGTCGCCGGGCCCACCCCGGTGTACGCGTGTGTTGCCGTTGCCGAGCTCGTGCTGCTGACCGCCGCGGTCATCACCGCTGTCCTGGTCGCCCGCCACCGGCGCCCGGGCGACGCCCGCGGCGGCATGGCCACCCGGAGGGAAGCAGAGCAAGCCCTCGGATTGCGCCAGCTCCGCGCCGGGCGAGCGGTCATCCGCCCGGACCGCTACCCGTCCAGAGGCGGCCGAGGACGTGTCCATCGCCTCCTGTCCACACGCGGCGACGCGATCCGCGGTCGTATCCACAGATCCGGCCTCAGCACCACTTCCCGCTCGACCTCCCCAGCACCGTCGATCCAGGCACCACCCGTCCGCACTGTGAAGGAGACCCCTCGATGA
- a CDS encoding type IV secretory system conjugative DNA transfer family protein, with protein sequence MFTSGFDPNDVGWRLGRSSQPRGVELWCRYDRTTGVYGEQGSGKTLDLLAPALLAHRGAGLATLTKLDDLLLTAGRRQQPSGPDEPPRPVAVLDPFGAAPGLPELVWDPVAGCVDPRIAERRAKAFAAGTVAGAVTGGRQDNAARFYAAETAKVLQGFLHAAALTGRTLEHVLEWVANPVAAEQPAEILQQHPHAARFWDGLLIGALHGSPDTVGNTVTTVQQAMALFFQPDIRARCVPSRGRTATDLADLIARRGTVYLLGREDPYASAAPLMTAVAEHVLDTALHVAATSPHGRLTPCFLACLDELPSTTPLPTLRVRMANERALGLSFIYAAQTWKQMVVSYGDDEARSLFGLTNNLVIFGGGKDVHFYRELSDLLDDVRISRRTFTEGPGGMGTSRSGEDVRVLRPGDIRRIPERHALVVAGTAPPIIARLRRCLDGKDGQQLTTELDAARARLSRARPDTDDVEQRTAAALAYARDHRLDPSRHVDPADPPAAPQSETRSW encoded by the coding sequence ATGTTCACGTCAGGATTCGATCCAAACGACGTCGGCTGGCGGCTGGGCCGCTCCTCTCAGCCGCGCGGGGTGGAGCTGTGGTGCCGCTACGACCGCACGACCGGCGTCTACGGCGAGCAGGGGTCCGGCAAGACCCTCGACCTGCTCGCTCCGGCCCTGCTCGCCCACCGGGGCGCCGGGCTGGCGACGCTGACCAAGCTCGACGACCTGCTGCTGACCGCTGGGCGTCGTCAACAACCCTCCGGCCCGGATGAGCCGCCGCGTCCGGTCGCGGTGCTCGATCCATTCGGCGCCGCACCGGGGTTGCCAGAGCTCGTGTGGGATCCGGTCGCCGGCTGCGTCGATCCTCGGATTGCCGAACGGCGAGCCAAGGCGTTCGCCGCCGGCACCGTTGCCGGCGCGGTCACCGGCGGCCGGCAGGACAACGCCGCCCGCTTCTATGCCGCGGAGACCGCCAAGGTGCTGCAGGGATTCCTGCACGCGGCGGCACTCACCGGCCGCACCCTGGAGCACGTCTTGGAGTGGGTCGCCAACCCGGTCGCCGCCGAGCAGCCCGCCGAAATTCTGCAGCAGCATCCGCACGCGGCCCGGTTCTGGGACGGGCTGCTGATCGGCGCTCTGCATGGCAGTCCGGACACCGTCGGCAACACGGTGACCACGGTCCAGCAAGCGATGGCGCTGTTCTTCCAGCCGGACATCAGGGCGCGCTGCGTCCCTTCGCGCGGCCGAACGGCGACCGATCTGGCCGACCTGATCGCCCGGCGGGGAACCGTGTACCTACTCGGCCGTGAGGACCCCTACGCCTCGGCGGCACCGCTGATGACCGCGGTCGCCGAACACGTCCTCGACACCGCCCTGCACGTCGCTGCCACCTCGCCGCACGGGCGGCTGACTCCCTGTTTCCTAGCCTGCCTCGACGAACTGCCGTCCACCACACCACTGCCGACCCTGCGGGTACGGATGGCCAACGAACGCGCGCTCGGTCTGTCGTTCATCTACGCCGCCCAGACCTGGAAACAGATGGTCGTCTCCTACGGGGATGACGAGGCCCGCTCGTTGTTCGGGCTCACCAACAACCTCGTCATCTTCGGCGGTGGCAAGGACGTCCACTTCTACCGCGAACTGTCCGACCTGCTCGACGACGTGCGGATCAGCCGGCGGACCTTCACCGAGGGACCCGGCGGCATGGGCACGTCCCGCTCGGGTGAGGACGTGCGAGTCTTGCGCCCGGGCGACATCCGTCGCATCCCCGAGCGGCACGCTCTCGTCGTCGCAGGCACCGCGCCGCCGATCATCGCCCGGTTGCGGCGCTGCCTCGACGGCAAGGACGGTCAGCAGCTCACGACCGAGCTTGACGCCGCCCGTGCGCGTCTCAGCCGCGCCCGCCCCGATACCGACGACGTCGAGCAGCGCACGGCTGCCGCGCTGGCCTACGCCCGCGATCACCGGCTCGACCCCAGCCGGCACGTCGACCCGGCTGACCCGCCGGCCGCACCGCAGTCCGAGACGCGGTCCTGGTGA
- a CDS encoding HsdM family class I SAM-dependent methyltransferase → MVLRSTAVQVKADTARLRKARGAFFTPDALARYITDWAVRSVEDRVMEPSCGEAAFLLAAVDRLAALAATRTGQAVLPHLDGVELHPESAQAARELLQSAGVEATVTVGDFFTVEPRASYDAVIGNPPYVRYQDFSGENRTRSRQAALRAGVTLTGLASSWAAFTVHAAQFLKPGGRLGLVLPAELLTVNYATDVRRFLMDKFATVDLVVFEERVFPGVLEEVVLLLADGYGQGPTDHCRIYQAQNADDLANTTTPRLWRPIPPGGKWTSSLLTSETLGAYSNLLGSASFTPLETWGDTTLGMVTGNNKYFALSPARVAALGLDASDLLRLSPPGSRHLRGLDFTAAALDELGQDGSAVWLFRPAGEPSDAAWAYIEAGKAQEVDQAYKCRVRRPWWRTPLVRPADLFLTYMNADTPRLSTNKARAHHLNSVHGVYLQPEHRKLGKDLLPLASLSAMTLLGAEIVGRAYGGGMLKLEPKEADALPVPTPAVVEAARAELSAQRPKVARLLSGGQLLAASQIVDDVLLIGELGLPVSEVKALRQGHAELTARRTARGAEAKRLS, encoded by the coding sequence GTGGTGCTCCGCTCAACAGCCGTCCAGGTCAAAGCCGACACAGCCAGGCTCCGCAAGGCCCGCGGCGCCTTCTTCACGCCAGATGCTTTGGCGCGCTACATCACGGACTGGGCCGTCCGCTCGGTCGAGGACCGGGTCATGGAGCCGTCCTGTGGTGAGGCGGCCTTCCTGCTGGCAGCAGTCGATCGGCTGGCAGCGCTGGCGGCAACAAGGACCGGCCAGGCAGTCTTGCCACACCTCGACGGCGTCGAACTGCACCCGGAGTCAGCCCAGGCTGCACGCGAGCTGCTGCAGTCAGCTGGCGTTGAGGCGACGGTGACCGTCGGCGATTTCTTTACGGTGGAGCCGCGTGCCAGCTACGACGCGGTTATCGGTAACCCACCGTACGTCCGCTACCAGGACTTCTCCGGGGAGAACCGGACCCGGTCACGCCAGGCAGCGCTGCGAGCCGGCGTCACCCTCACCGGCTTGGCCTCGTCATGGGCCGCCTTCACCGTCCATGCCGCTCAGTTTCTGAAGCCGGGCGGCCGACTGGGTTTGGTGCTGCCAGCGGAGCTGCTTACCGTCAACTACGCCACCGACGTCCGCCGCTTTCTGATGGATAAGTTCGCGACGGTCGACTTGGTGGTCTTCGAGGAGCGCGTCTTCCCAGGCGTCCTCGAAGAGGTCGTGCTACTGCTGGCCGACGGCTATGGCCAGGGCCCGACCGATCACTGCCGTATCTATCAGGCGCAGAACGCCGACGACCTCGCCAACACCACGACGCCGCGGCTGTGGCGGCCGATTCCGCCCGGCGGCAAGTGGACGTCTAGCCTGTTGACCAGCGAGACGCTCGGGGCCTACTCCAATCTTCTCGGCAGTGCGTCCTTCACCCCGCTGGAGACGTGGGGTGACACCACGCTGGGCATGGTCACTGGCAATAACAAGTACTTTGCGCTGAGCCCAGCGCGCGTCGCGGCCCTGGGTCTCGACGCGTCGGACCTGCTGCGGCTCTCACCGCCCGGGTCGCGGCACCTGCGTGGTCTGGACTTCACCGCGGCGGCACTGGACGAGTTGGGCCAAGACGGCTCGGCGGTCTGGCTGTTCCGGCCGGCCGGTGAGCCGTCCGACGCTGCTTGGGCCTACATCGAGGCGGGCAAGGCACAGGAAGTCGATCAGGCCTACAAGTGCCGGGTCCGCAGACCCTGGTGGCGGACTCCTCTGGTGCGGCCGGCTGATCTGTTCCTGACCTACATGAATGCCGACACGCCCCGGCTCTCCACGAACAAGGCGCGGGCGCACCACTTGAATTCCGTGCACGGCGTTTACCTGCAGCCAGAGCACCGGAAGCTCGGCAAAGACCTCCTGCCGCTCGCCTCACTGAGCGCCATGACACTGCTCGGCGCTGAGATAGTCGGCCGAGCCTACGGCGGAGGCATGCTCAAGCTGGAGCCTAAGGAAGCCGATGCGCTTCCCGTGCCCACTCCCGCCGTCGTTGAGGCTGCCCGCGCCGAACTCAGCGCCCAGCGCCCAAAGGTCGCACGGCTTCTCAGTGGCGGGCAGCTGTTGGCGGCGTCGCAGATCGTCGACGACGTGTTGCTGATCGGCGAGCTCGGCCTGCCCGTCTCGGAGGTCAAGGCACTGCGGCAGGGGCACGCCGAACTGACCGCTCGGCGGACTGCGCGCGGCGCTGAGGCGAAGCGCCTGTCATGA
- a CDS encoding IS3 family transposase (programmed frameshift), producing the protein MPKPYPKEFRDDVVNVARNREPGQHLKQIAADFGISESCLTNWMKAADVEDGVKPGTTAAENADLREARKRIRLLEQENEVLRRAAAYLSQANLPKMIYPLVRELAVDGIAVTVTCRVLKIARQPYYRWLADPVTTSDLTQAHRANALFDAHRDDPEFGYRLLVDEAAANGQPMTARTAWAICSTNGWWSAFGKPRRGKGGRPGPPVHDDRVNRVFTAEAPNAVWLTDITEHRTAEGKLYLCAIKDVHSNRIVGYSIDSRMKSRLAVTALDNAVARRHADGADVAGCIVHSDRGSQFRSRKFVRALNRHQLSGSMGRVGAAGDNAAMESFFALLQKNVLDRRHWRTQQELRIAIVTWIERTYHRRRRQDALGRLTPIEYETIVPTLAAQAA; encoded by the exons GTGCCCAAGCCCTACCCCAAGGAGTTCCGCGACGACGTCGTGAACGTCGCCCGCAACCGTGAGCCGGGCCAGCACCTGAAGCAGATCGCTGCCGACTTCGGGATCAGCGAGTCCTGTCTGACGAACTGGATGAAGGCCGCTGACGTCGAAGACGGCGTCAAGCCCGGGACCACGGCGGCGGAGAACGCGGACCTGCGCGAGGCCCGCAAGCGGATCCGGTTGCTCGAGCAGGAGAACGAGGTCCTGCGCCGCGCGGCGGCCTACCTGTCGCAGGCGAATCTGCCG AAAATGATCTACCCGCTCGTCCGTGAGCTCGCCGTCGACGGGATCGCCGTGACGGTGACGTGCCGGGTTCTCAAGATCGCCCGCCAGCCCTACTACCGGTGGCTGGCCGACCCGGTCACCACCAGCGACCTCACCCAGGCGCACCGGGCCAATGCGCTGTTCGACGCCCACCGGGACGATCCGGAGTTCGGCTACCGCCTGCTCGTCGACGAGGCCGCCGCGAACGGTCAGCCGATGACTGCCCGGACCGCCTGGGCGATCTGCTCGACCAACGGCTGGTGGAGCGCGTTCGGTAAGCCTCGCCGGGGCAAGGGCGGCCGTCCCGGCCCGCCGGTGCACGACGACCGGGTCAACCGGGTGTTCACCGCCGAGGCGCCCAACGCCGTGTGGTTGACCGACATCACCGAACACCGCACCGCCGAGGGCAAGCTCTACCTGTGCGCGATCAAGGACGTGCACTCCAACCGGATCGTCGGCTACTCCATCGACTCCCGGATGAAGTCCCGGCTCGCGGTCACCGCGCTGGACAACGCCGTCGCCCGGCGCCATGCCGACGGCGCTGACGTGGCCGGCTGCATCGTGCATTCCGACCGCGGATCCCAATTCCGCAGCCGGAAATTCGTGCGCGCCCTCAACCGGCATCAGCTGTCCGGCTCGATGGGCAGAGTCGGCGCGGCCGGCGACAACGCGGCCATGGAATCGTTCTTCGCCCTGCTCCAGAAGAACGTGCTCGACCGCCGCCACTGGCGCACCCAGCAAGAGCTGCGGATCGCGATCGTCACCTGGATCGAACGCACCTACCACCGCCGGCGGCGTCAGGACGCCCTCGGTCGACTCACGCCCATCGAGTACGAGACCATCGTCCCCACACTGGCCGCTCAGGCTGCCTGA
- a CDS encoding ATP-dependent nuclease, with product MRVRRLWIQNFRGIRSLDWRIPPDQRLVALVGPGDSGKSTILDAIHYLLGDRWNIPFADTDFHGADVETPIAITALTIDVPAELRKDTALGLWMSGVDSAGELYQDPADGLEPALLVRLSVDASLEPRWSILRADGSSQFVTSTQRRAFSTFKVDDRTDAQLRWSRNSPLGRMSSNDGSERAALAAASRAAREALVDQEHSTLNDLATKVQERANQIGGGSFSDIKAGLDTSRSSMGAGLALYEDVVPLTSYGLGSRRLASLAVQQLAAGSRSVAVVDEIESGLEPHRAVRLLAYLLGDDNYAQVLVTTHSPVIVEQATIENLATVQNQAGYVTVTALGGSDEVLQRLRRARPSSLLARRVIVAEGKTEHGVLLEFLDACDQARAHLGYSTSAGEGVAIQDGNGGTEVPLRSHALAGLGFSVAALCDNDDRAVDGPLAAAQAAGVTCFRWEHGHNIETQICSQLQEQGLVDLLALAVERRNSEHTVLDDINSVVPGRPFTSLAVGDWLLIYDMGILRAWVAKGDCCTSR from the coding sequence GTGCGGGTTCGACGACTCTGGATTCAGAACTTTCGAGGCATTCGTTCCCTCGACTGGAGAATCCCTCCAGACCAGCGACTGGTCGCGCTCGTCGGTCCCGGCGACAGCGGCAAGTCGACCATCCTCGACGCGATCCACTATCTCCTCGGGGACCGCTGGAACATCCCCTTCGCGGATACCGACTTCCACGGCGCAGACGTCGAGACGCCCATCGCCATCACCGCGCTAACCATCGACGTCCCCGCCGAGCTGAGGAAGGACACGGCGCTCGGGTTGTGGATGTCCGGGGTCGATAGCGCAGGAGAGCTCTACCAGGATCCTGCGGACGGACTGGAGCCCGCGCTTCTGGTTCGTCTCTCCGTCGACGCAAGCCTCGAACCAAGATGGTCCATCCTTCGAGCGGACGGCTCTAGCCAGTTCGTCACCTCGACCCAACGTCGAGCCTTTTCGACGTTCAAGGTCGACGACCGCACGGACGCTCAGCTTCGGTGGAGCCGCAACTCGCCACTTGGCCGAATGTCGTCGAACGACGGGAGCGAGCGAGCGGCTTTGGCCGCCGCGTCCCGGGCCGCTCGCGAGGCTCTCGTTGATCAAGAGCACTCGACACTGAACGACTTGGCCACGAAGGTCCAGGAGCGTGCCAACCAGATAGGCGGCGGAAGCTTCAGTGACATCAAGGCCGGCCTGGATACTTCCCGCTCGTCGATGGGCGCCGGCCTGGCGCTGTACGAAGACGTGGTTCCTCTGACCAGCTACGGCCTCGGCAGCCGACGCCTGGCCAGCCTCGCCGTGCAACAGTTGGCGGCTGGCAGCCGCTCCGTAGCGGTCGTCGACGAGATTGAGTCCGGTCTCGAGCCACACCGTGCCGTCAGGCTGCTCGCCTACCTGCTCGGCGACGACAACTACGCGCAGGTTCTGGTGACCACGCACTCCCCCGTAATTGTCGAACAGGCCACAATTGAGAATCTGGCGACCGTCCAAAACCAAGCCGGGTATGTCACAGTCACAGCGCTCGGCGGCAGTGACGAGGTACTCCAGCGGTTGCGACGCGCGCGTCCTTCCTCGCTGCTGGCTCGCCGTGTCATCGTCGCCGAAGGTAAGACCGAGCACGGAGTCTTACTCGAGTTCCTCGACGCCTGCGACCAGGCCCGCGCGCACTTGGGCTACTCGACCTCTGCGGGCGAGGGGGTCGCCATCCAGGACGGGAACGGCGGCACCGAGGTTCCGCTCCGATCTCACGCACTAGCAGGGCTCGGCTTCTCCGTAGCGGCGCTGTGCGACAACGACGATCGGGCCGTAGACGGTCCCCTCGCTGCTGCTCAGGCCGCCGGCGTCACATGCTTCCGCTGGGAGCACGGACACAACATCGAAACGCAGATCTGCTCCCAGCTCCAGGAGCAGGGGCTGGTCGACCTTCTCGCGCTCGCGGTCGAGCGTCGCAATAGCGAGCACACGGTCCTCGACGACATCAACTCGGTCGTGCCTGGTCGCCCGTTCACCTCTCTGGCCGTTGGCGACTGGCTCCTGATCTACGACATGGGAATCCTTCGCGCATGGGTCGCCAAGGGGGACTGCTGCACGAGTAGGTGA